The following proteins come from a genomic window of Varunaivibrio sulfuroxidans:
- the guaA gene encoding glutamine-hydrolyzing GMP synthase, giving the protein MSERILIVDFGSQVTQLIARRVRESGVYCEVHPFNKVTVESIKAFAPKGVILSGGPASVTGADTPRAPQGLFEMGLPVFGICYGEQTMCAQLGGKVEQSDHQEFGRAYVDVVEDCGLFHGVWDKGGKEQVWMSHGDKIDAIPDGFRVVATSPSSPYAAIANDKKRFYGVQFHPEVVHTPHGAALLRNFTHDVCGCSGSWTMAAFRAQEIAKVRAQVGDGKVICGLSGGVDSSVVAVLLHEAIGDRLQCVFVDTGLMRKGEADEVVGLFRDHYNIPLIHRDASDLFLGKLDGVADPERKRKIIGATFIDVFEEEAQKIGGADFLAQGTLYPDVIESVSFTGGPSVTIKSHHNVGGLPERMNMQLVEPLRELFKDEVRALGRELGLPESFVGRHPFPGPGLAIRLPGGISKEKLEILRNADAVYLEEIRNAGLYDAIWQAFAVLLPVQSVGVMGDARTYDYVCALRAVNSTDGMTADYYPFDHEFLSRVSSRIINEVRGINRVVYDITSKPPGTIEWE; this is encoded by the coding sequence ATGAGCGAACGCATCCTCATCGTCGATTTTGGCTCTCAGGTGACGCAGCTGATCGCCCGAAGGGTGCGCGAAAGCGGCGTCTATTGCGAGGTTCACCCCTTCAACAAGGTCACGGTTGAAAGCATCAAAGCCTTCGCCCCCAAAGGCGTGATCCTATCGGGCGGCCCCGCGTCCGTCACCGGCGCGGATACGCCGCGCGCCCCCCAAGGCCTGTTCGAGATGGGGCTTCCCGTGTTCGGCATTTGCTACGGCGAACAGACCATGTGCGCCCAGCTCGGCGGCAAGGTCGAACAATCCGACCACCAGGAATTCGGCCGCGCCTATGTCGATGTCGTCGAGGATTGCGGTCTCTTTCATGGCGTCTGGGACAAAGGCGGCAAGGAACAAGTCTGGATGAGCCACGGCGACAAGATCGACGCCATCCCGGACGGCTTTCGCGTCGTCGCCACCTCGCCCAGTTCACCCTACGCCGCCATCGCCAACGACAAAAAACGTTTTTACGGGGTCCAGTTCCACCCCGAGGTCGTCCATACCCCGCACGGCGCCGCACTGTTGAGAAATTTCACCCATGACGTTTGCGGGTGCTCCGGCTCGTGGACCATGGCCGCTTTCCGGGCTCAGGAAATCGCCAAGGTCCGCGCCCAGGTCGGCGACGGAAAAGTGATCTGCGGCCTGTCGGGGGGGGTCGATTCCTCGGTGGTCGCAGTGCTGCTGCACGAGGCGATCGGCGATCGGTTGCAGTGCGTCTTCGTCGATACCGGCCTGATGCGCAAAGGCGAGGCCGACGAGGTGGTCGGCCTGTTCCGCGATCACTACAACATCCCCCTGATCCACCGCGATGCGTCGGACCTGTTCCTCGGCAAGCTGGACGGCGTCGCCGACCCCGAACGCAAGCGCAAGATCATCGGCGCGACCTTCATCGACGTGTTCGAGGAAGAAGCGCAGAAAATCGGCGGCGCGGATTTCCTCGCCCAGGGGACGCTCTATCCCGACGTCATCGAATCGGTGTCGTTCACCGGCGGCCCGTCGGTCACGATCAAATCCCACCACAACGTCGGCGGCCTTCCCGAACGGATGAACATGCAGTTGGTCGAACCGCTGCGCGAACTGTTCAAGGACGAAGTGCGCGCCTTGGGCCGCGAACTGGGGCTGCCGGAAAGCTTCGTCGGGCGCCACCCGTTCCCCGGACCGGGCCTGGCGATTCGCCTTCCCGGCGGCATTTCCAAGGAAAAACTGGAAATCCTGCGCAACGCCGACGCCGTCTACCTGGAGGAAATTCGAAACGCCGGCCTGTACGACGCCATCTGGCAGGCCTTCGCCGTGCTGCTGCCGGTGCAGAGCGTCGGCGTGATGGGCGACGCGCGCACCTACGATTACGTCTGCGCCCTGCGCGCCGTCAATTCGACCGACGGCATGACCGCCGATTACTATCCCTTCGATCACGAGTTCCTGTCCCGCGTTTCGAGCCGCATCATCAACGAGGTCCGCGGCATTAATCGGGTGGTCTACGACATCACCAGCAAACCGCCGGGAACGATCGAGTGGGAATAG
- a CDS encoding S41 family peptidase: protein MMKNTFRDFCISLFVIVFFSACASAQAPIKQTQVPIEKRRQLRILTEVLFAVERRYVKQPDRCELVSGAMDNILAFQKEQAPATAAGLEPQKIFGKNENCIKKLADTLSFVDRRLPAKNFESIVTVAIKGIMAKLDRRSRYLEPGFLEKLSAKRDGAAGIGIAFKKKEGSLRVLSTIEGAPAAKSGLLAADKIVSIDNEPTQDMNSEEVLERLRGKKGSRVTLSVEREGMPRLKNISIVRDILPKTSVWSKKLEPGYAYIQLRNLNSGSFGDFKKALDGFTAQETLKGLLIDLRNNQGGLFDNPVRIADLFLAKGVIVSTKARVKNQNMIFKAHDNEEHPDDFAVIVLVNENTASGAEILAAALQGHKRALILGTHTHGMGAIQTIVPLSNGGGLKITSAMILKPNGEPLDKNGIVPDVEVGKATKDEEVFKLALAIMKKARTRRYDDLLAAATALTKKKREQASADVR, encoded by the coding sequence ATGATGAAAAACACTTTTAGGGATTTTTGCATATCGCTTTTCGTTATTGTTTTCTTCTCGGCATGTGCTTCGGCTCAGGCCCCCATAAAACAAACCCAGGTTCCCATAGAAAAAAGGCGGCAGTTAAGGATTCTGACCGAAGTTTTGTTTGCCGTTGAAAGAAGGTATGTGAAACAACCAGACCGGTGCGAACTCGTCAGCGGCGCCATGGACAACATACTCGCCTTTCAAAAAGAACAAGCACCCGCAACCGCCGCCGGTCTTGAACCCCAAAAAATATTCGGCAAAAATGAGAATTGCATAAAGAAATTGGCCGACACCCTGTCTTTCGTGGATCGCCGCCTTCCCGCCAAAAACTTTGAATCCATTGTAACCGTCGCCATTAAGGGAATAATGGCGAAGCTCGATCGCCGTTCCCGATATTTAGAACCCGGATTCCTCGAAAAATTAAGCGCCAAGCGCGATGGGGCGGCCGGGATAGGGATCGCGTTCAAAAAGAAAGAGGGCTCTTTGAGAGTCCTATCGACCATTGAAGGAGCGCCGGCCGCAAAAAGCGGCTTACTGGCCGCGGACAAAATAGTTTCGATCGATAACGAACCGACACAAGACATGAACTCGGAAGAGGTTCTGGAAAGGTTGAGAGGGAAAAAAGGCTCGCGTGTAACCTTATCGGTGGAACGAGAAGGAATGCCCCGTTTAAAAAACATCAGCATCGTCAGGGATATCCTTCCTAAAACCAGTGTTTGGAGTAAAAAGCTTGAGCCGGGATATGCCTATATCCAATTACGAAATTTAAATTCCGGTTCGTTCGGAGATTTCAAAAAGGCTCTGGACGGCTTTACGGCGCAAGAGACCCTTAAGGGGCTTCTTATCGATTTGAGGAACAATCAAGGCGGCCTGTTCGATAACCCTGTTAGAATTGCCGATCTTTTTCTTGCAAAAGGCGTCATTGTCTCGACAAAGGCACGTGTAAAAAATCAGAACATGATTTTTAAGGCGCATGACAATGAAGAACATCCCGATGATTTCGCCGTAATCGTGCTTGTCAACGAAAACACGGCAAGCGGTGCGGAAATCTTGGCGGCGGCCCTGCAAGGCCACAAAAGGGCTCTCATCCTTGGGACTCACACCCACGGAATGGGCGCCATTCAGACAATCGTTCCACTGTCAAACGGCGGCGGCTTAAAAATCACCAGCGCGATGATCCTGAAGCCCAATGGCGAACCACTTGATAAAAACGGCATTGTTCCGGATGTTGAAGTGGGAAAGGCAACGAAAGACGAAGAGGTCTTCAAGCTGGCCCTTGCCATTATGAAAAAGGCTCGCACAAGGCGTTATGACGACTTACTTGCGGCGGCAACGGCGCTAACGAAGAAGAAAAGAGAGCAAGCAAGTGCGGACGTTCGTTGA
- a CDS encoding LysR substrate-binding domain-containing protein, which translates to MKIILLGTPGNADLNRGEADIAVRLSRPEEADLIVRRIGIMRFALYATPLLAKTPEAQWTFVGYSPDLEHVTQQAWLRSLLDGRSIVFQASDLFGQQEAARAGLGAVVLPHFMGDPDPSLVRVPTRTPPPSATCGSSPALIFGDRPPSVRRSIFLSRKSEEAARRPSAHRKNRACLGRGRSLGRRRTSI; encoded by the coding sequence ATCAAAATCATCCTCCTTGGCACGCCGGGGAACGCCGATCTCAATCGCGGTGAAGCGGATATCGCCGTTCGCCTTAGCCGTCCCGAGGAAGCGGATTTGATCGTGCGGCGTATCGGTATTATGCGTTTTGCACTCTACGCCACACCGCTATTGGCGAAGACTCCCGAGGCGCAATGGACCTTCGTCGGTTATTCTCCGGACCTGGAACATGTGACGCAGCAGGCCTGGCTGCGAAGCCTATTGGATGGGCGGTCGATCGTTTTTCAAGCCAGCGACCTCTTTGGACAGCAAGAAGCCGCGCGCGCCGGACTCGGCGCCGTTGTCCTCCCCCATTTCATGGGCGATCCCGACCCCTCGCTTGTCAGGGTTCCGACACGAACCCCTCCCCCGAGCGCGACGTGTGGCTCGTCACCCGCCCTGATCTTCGGCGATCGTCCGCCATCCGTGCGGCGATCGATTTTCTTGTCGAGAAAATCGGAGGAGGCTGCCCGCCGACCGTCGGCTCATCGTAAAAATCGGGCATGTCTCGGGCGAGGGCGTTCCCTGGGGCGGCGCCGAACTTCGATCTGA
- a CDS encoding zinc-binding dehydrogenase, protein MIPGRRLRYVDAPLLYRRGAKDLFQALQEGLKNPIGAEYPLHKASAAHADLEAGRTTGSVILTI, encoded by the coding sequence TTGATCCCGGGGCGCCGATTGCGATACGTCGATGCCCCCCTCCTGTACCGAAGGGGGGCGAAGGATTTGTTCCAGGCGCTTCAAGAGGGACTGAAAAATCCTATCGGCGCCGAGTATCCCTTGCACAAGGCCAGTGCGGCGCACGCAGACCTTGAGGCGGGACGCACCACGGGCAGCGTTATTCTGACCATCTGA